CTCCTGGAAACGTAGTGCATGGGCCAGAGGATGCCAAGGGTAACTTCTTGGCTGGACCATCTGGACCACTGGGATGGTCACTGCACTATCTATCCCCCAGACAGGCTGGCGGTTCACATCCAGCTGTGGTTCCCTCATGCTGGCCACTCTGCCTGCTGGGACTCACCTGGTGAGTAACTAGGCAGACATCCGGCAGGAACCTGGGTGAGGGCCTGGCTATGGCACTGGTCCCTAGGAGCCCAGACAGCCAGGGATGCACATGTTCCTGTGGCTGCAAAGACCACCCGCTGCTCCACAGAGGCTCTGCTGCCACCAAAAGCCCATGGAGCTAGCCCCGGGCCTAGCTCCCAGCTTGCTCTTCTGACATTTAAAATGATTCTGTCGCCTGTGGTCAGTGTCTGGTCTGGGTATTTCCAGGTCTTGGCATGTTGTTCAAGGAACCGAAATAAAGGCACACAGCAGTTGCAGAACACCAAGGAAATTATTCAAGAGCGAAGTACACaagcagtcagatttctgaaGCGAGCAGGAGGCTGCTCGAGAGAGAATACTGAGGGGCTCTGGTTAGTTTAGGCTTGCCCTTTATGAGGTTTAAGGGGAAAATGAGCTGGTTACTAGGGAGCTTAGCAAGAGTGATTCCATATGTTGATTGACAGGTTTGGGTTCTGTAACCTTTTCCTACCATGCTTGTCCCTCCCCTTTTATGTATCTGATTTTAATCACATGTATGCTAATCTATGCTCAACCATAAAATGATAAACATAGTCTTTTGCCAGAGGACACAGTTTGTCTTCTCGACCATGCACCTAAAACCATCATCAAGTCTACATGAGTCCAGTACCAGATATAGCTAGGAATGTATTTGAATAGAAACTAGccacaaaagtgtgtgtgtgtgtgtgtgtgtgtgtgtgtgtgtgtgtgtgtgtgtgtgtatgtgtgtgtgtgtgtaagcacacacattccacagtatgtgtgtataggtcaATGAACAAATTTCAgaagtcaggtctctccttctaccctggaGGCTCCAGGATCACACTCAGGTTATCAGCCTTGGTGGCAAACATGTTTGCCTACTGGGCATCTCACTGGGCCATAAGGGGGAGCATCACTGATGGTTGTTAGGGAGAATATCATATATTCGATTGTTTGGAGTGGGGTGAGTGTGCAACTCACAGCAGATGTGGTCCTCCATTGCCAAGTACAATTTTTAGAAGAGGGTTGAGGATATAGAACAAGGGTGTAGTGCAAGCCAAGTGGAGTTCCAGGTTGCAAGCCATTCCCTATGCTTGCCTGCCTCAATGCTATTACAAATTGGAGTTGTTGCCAAAAGCAACCCGATTGAATGGGAATCGTTAGTCACCCCAAAGTAAAgaaagcagaggccagaagaaggaggCAGCTGGGTCCTTGTCACACGCACAGTCCCCCTCGCTTATAGAACTGTGTGACACTGATGATCTACAAAAGCGAGTGGGTTCCTTGCCGCACCAGCAGCTGGAACATTGGCTCTGTAGGATGAAGCACCGTATGTGATGTCACATGGGTTCCATAAGGGGTCACAGCAGCTAGAAGCCAAATGCTAGGTAAGGTAGGAAGTATGCAGAGAGGCCAGCAGTCACCACTATGTTCCACTAAGACATGGTATCTCCGTCCACCCGGGACACTTACCTCTCACCTACCATCCCACCCACATGTCCGGAGGACACACGCTTCTCCACCTCGTGGATTTACATAGCAGGTGCCGTGCAATAGTCACCCACCTTTGAGGTCCAGGGTAGGGCGCGCACCAGCCGGAAGTCATGTGTGTGTCATGGGCAAGGCTGGGGCCAGGCCATATCTGTTCTGGTCCCCCATGTGTTCAGAGATGGGACATGGAAGGGCCCAAGCAATTGAGGGACTGATGATTTTGCCAGTGTTGTAGTACCCAAGAAACCCATGCTCTCCTGCTCCACAATCTGGCATGATTCTGAACACCCCAGCGGCTGCCATCTTGCCTGCCTTGAAACAGCCCCATCCCAGTTGGCTTCCTCCTGGCTCCTGCTCAGGCAGCCCTTGGGGGTCCCCATTCCCTATCAAAGAGGCCCTGTCTGAGCCTCAAGTAGAGCATTGAGAAGCCCCTACACAGGCTGCCCAGGAGACCACAACTTGCCTGGCTTGGCTGGCCACATGGATTTTCCCCCAAAACCCAGCTATTTCCTGTCCCTAGGCTGCCCCCTCCTCACTGCCTGACCACAGGGTACAATTCCACTACACAGCTCAGCACCAAGGCTCCAGGCCAGCGCTGGGGGCAGGGAGTGAGGAGGCAGGCAATATATCCAGACACCTCCTGGTCCTTGGGATCCACGGTTTGGCCTGTTGGTCCTATGGTGATAAGGATGCAAAGTCAGTCCTCTCTTCTGTGACCGCTGCTCTCCCCCCATACCCTACTTGTTGTGGCAGCCTGGGGTCAGAGTAAGAGCATCTTCACAAGACACAAGCTCACACAGGCTAAGGTCCTAGCCCATCCCAACAACCCTCACTTGGGACTAGAAATAAAAGGCCTTTGTCTAACCCAGGTGCTGTGGGGCCTTAGGAAAGTTACTTGGTGTCTCTGAACTCTCTGTAGCTCCTTTTCCATTGGCGTTAGAGTCACATGTTATCGTTTTCTTGAGGGTCTGACTGAAAAAGCAAatagaagcatggtggcacacgcctttaacgccagcacttgggaggcagaggcaggcagatctctgatttcaaagccatcctggtcctcagagtgagttccaggacagccagggctacacagagaaaccctgcctcaaacaaacaaacaaacagcaaacagaaTAGACAGTGAAATCTTCCATCCCCCAGGGAGCCTGAACCAAGATTTTCTTtagtctttgcttttgtttttatgtggtgctgggagttgaactcagaaccttgtgATGCTAAGACAGCACTCTGTCACCCGGTTATACCCTCAGCActtggtcttttgagacaaggcttcactATGCTTCTCTGGCCTAAATAACTTGAGATCCTCTAGCCTCAGCCCCCAAGTGTGCCACTGTGTCAGGCCATTGGTCTCTCTTGGTGACAGATCCTGGCTCAAACCACCCTACCTGTCTCATGAAGTCCTTTCCAGACAGATCCTCAGCAGTTCTACAGGGGGAGGTAGGAGATAAAGGCAAAGAGATATGATCAGAAAAACATCAGCCTTGGATTCGGCCAGACCTGAAGTCTAAACTCTCTGGACTTTCCCCCCTGGGGTGAGAGGTAAGACCCATCAGGGAGACCTTAGGGAAGACTGGGCATAATGGATTCACTGCAATTTCTGTTACTCACAGCCATCTTGGTTCAAGGTATGCTCTTCAGGATGACACTGGCCAGGGTGAGCAAGCTAAGTCCTTCTGTTCAGGGAGCCATACccgcctcctctcctctcagctgACAGAACACTGAGCCCATCCCTCCCCCCACCGTGGTAGCCCTATACATTCTACAACTTTGACCTGGACCAACCTTTGCTTAGCATGACCCATCTTTCACTCTGCTTGGTGAAATGCCCCCTATGACACTTCATCCTCTGAGGTGGGACCCTGAGGTCATGGACTTTCCCCATAGCACTAGCTGGTCCACAGTTTATGGATCTGTCTACCAGCCCCAGCTTGTGTGTCCCCAGTATCCAGAGCAGGCCCTGGCTGGAGGCCATCTTTCTCCTTGTCAACAGAGTTCCCCCTGCACTGGGAGATGTGGGGATGCTCATATGGCTACCTGTGGTCAGAAGCAGCTTCAGGAGGGGACACTGACAAGCTGGCCAGGCCCCAGAGGATGGGCAGAAGTACTGCACGCAAGTATAATGGAGTAATGGAGACTGGAGGACAGAGGCAGATCCTCCGTCCCTACATCTCCTGTCAAGAACCACATGAGGCAGAGCAGAGCTTGCAGCTACTTTATTGACCCTTCTTCCAAGTCACACACAAGCAATAACACAGGTGCAGTGGGAACTTCTCTCGGCCCTCTCAGCCCTTCAGCCCCATCTATACCACAAGCAGATGTAGATCCCTAGCAACCCCTAGCAACGCCTAGCAACCCCCAGCAATGGGAAAGCCAGCAGAGGCACATGGACTGACCCTCCTTGTTGCCATCATAGGACACAAGACTCTGGTTGGCTCTTCACACCCCATGGGCTAGCCTGCCCCAACTGGCCAGCCATAGTGGCAGACAGCTACCCACAGAGCAGCCAACTCCAAGCCTGCCATCCCCTGAACATAGCCCTGGGCAAACAAGCTGGAGCAACCTGGCTGTTGGGCTGTCATGATAAGCAGACCCTAAATCTGCCAGTGGCTACAGTAACCCTTGCAGGGACCTCACCACTGTGTGACTGTGGGGAACACTAGACTGAAGATGAGGACAGTTTGCCATCAGAGCGGTGATTCATGAGAAGGGATTGTTTAAAACAGAagcaaccattttttttttccatgctgaGCAGGATGGTCAGGGCAGCTGCGGGACTGTTGGACGTCCCAGCATCCAGATGCTAGAGAAACTCGAGTAGAGGCTGGGTAGCCATTGCACTGAATGGTGGGAGgaactctgtttcttttctttcctcctgtttGACATCTCAGTTTCTCATTAGATTTTATCGTAATTCCTAAGACAGCGATTGGCTGAATCGCTATTTGTTTGGGCAAACTATTTGaaggaattgttttctttttacactTTTGGGGTATTGGGGGTGGTAAGTGGGCACCACAATCGTGACCCACCCTGTAACCTGATGACTGAGTATAGACTGACACCAGGAACTGTTGATTGGCCAGATTCTCTTCTTGCTGCCCCTGTGGGTGTTGGCCGCTTGGCTAAACAGATCAAGCCAGTAGCTGTTAACCAAACTCACCCTACTTTGCCACAACTGCGCTCTGAACAAGTACCATTGCTGATGGAGACAGGGTGAGCTGCTAGGCTGTGTCCTGAGTCACAAAAGGTCACTTAGCCCAGGGTGACTCAATCGTGAGTGAGGGGTCcccgagaggagaggacagtgagGGGGGTGCACAAGCAGATTGTCCTGTAGTAGGCCACAGCAACCACCAAagtgaagaagcaggaggaggaagttcCGCCTCTCCCAGCCCAAGGGCTGAAAGCCTGGTGAGGATCACACTTCTGAGTATGGGGGTGGTGCTGGGTCCCCCTCTGGAGTCTTAGTGGGCAGAGACAGGGCTTCCTCATAAGACGGCAGAGCCacctgggagagacagagaggatagCTGAGTACCATCAAGAAGAACCCATCGGTCTAACCTGAGGTACAAGGAGCCTTCCCCCCACCACATCCATGAAAATGATTACAGTGGCTTCCATGCCTGTGCGACCTGGTTACGCTTCTCATTCCCCATCGGGGCTGTACCTGCCCTGGCCCGTCCAATGTCCAAGGTTTTGATGAACATTTTCAGTCCAAATGCCCTCCAAAGAAGGGGCTCCCATCCCTCCCTTCCAGGGGTAGACATCACCTGGGATGAGCTGCTCAAAGTCAAATTCTATCCCCCTGGCTATAGTCCTCAGACTGGGGAAAGTCATGTGACCCAAGATGGTCCAATCAGATACACTGCTCTTTCGGCAAGCATTACTAAATGGTAGGATGTTGGCCTATGGGTTCGTGCTGTTATTTTGTGACCACAGGGAAGGTCTGCCTGAAATTGGAGTCAGGACTGAGGAGAGGAGAGTCAAGAGTTAGAGGTCAAATCCAAGATCAGGACACAGCCACACCTGCAGTGGACTTTCATATACTATGGGCTACTAACGTCCCCTTGGAACTTATATCAACAGGGGTTAAGTCTCTGCTACTTGCTACCAAAAGCTGGCTTAACTAATACATTTCCAACAGTTCAAAGTGACCTCCCAACACTTGGCCCAGCTGCAAAGTTCCCATCACTTCACAGTCAGCTGCTTCCAGACATACTCTCTCTTTCCTGTTCCCTCCCACAGGAAGCATTCCCTGAATTACTTGTGTGCCAGCTCCATGTTCAAGGTCCCTGTGTTTCATACAGAAGTGTAAACATATCTCAGCAACTGGATTCACTGTAGAGTATGCACACCTCTAAGACAGAGATGGCATCTCAATGTCCTCTACCCTCCAAGATTAGGTACAAGACCAAAGGAACAAGGGGCagtaaagaaggaagaaggatagaaggatggaaggatgatgagtggatagatgatggatggatgggtggataatggttagatgatagatgatgggcgggtgggtggatggatggatagatggatggatagatggatagatggatggatggatggatatatggatggatagatggatggatggatagatggatggaaagatgaatgaatgaatagttgACTGAAGGGTAGATAGTGAGTGATGGGTAGATAAGtggttggatggatggacagacggatagatggatggatggatggataattgGACAATGGGTTATGAatgggtaggtagatggatggatgatggatgagtgggtggataaatggataatgggtagatggatgggtgatggATGGGTAAGCGtgtgaatggatagatagatggatggaatcTTAGACTATCATAGCTGATGTTGTTCACATTTCTTCTGGTCCAGCAATTTTCTTACAAGTACTGAGACCtgctgggagtttgaccatgatCCAATGAGTGTGTGGGCAGCACAAATTAAACTTGGTGTATTGGGGGAGAGGGGCACAATGGTGGGAGAGTGGACCTGAGAGAACTGGGAAATGGGCACGATCAGAGCGCATAGGAGTCTCCCCAATCTCAAACAACATTCCCAACCAATAAAAATAGTATGTTGAAAAAAAAgtgctgaggctcagagaaggaaaggaacTGGTCCAAAGCAGCACAGAAAGAGAGTGGTAGCCCTGACATTTAACCCTCCATCAGACTCACCTTGAGGAACATCTTGGAGCTGCTGTTCTCTGTGGCCGAATTCATGTGCTTCATGAATCTGTAGCATGTCCACACACACTTGAACATGTAGACCTGGAAGAAAGCCTGTTTAGACTGCAGTCTGCCCACCCTCCTACCCTTGCCTGAGTGAGAGGCTCTGGCTAGATGTTCAATATCTCCAGGGAGCCAACACTCACTCATCCCAAAAGATAGCACCCATCAGGAGCTCAGACCCCACCCCATGCTGGCTTTGGGCTTCCTCACACGCCAGCTTGGCACACCCCACAGAATGTCTTTGCTGATGCCCACAGCCGCCACGCAGCAAATGCTCTCACAGCTTCTGATCTGACCTCCAGCCTCTCTGGACAAGCTAGGTTCACCCTACTCAGCCACCCTGAGTCACAGGAACCCCACTCATCTTAAGACAGAGCTCAATGGTGGGAAAGTCCTCTTCAAAATTGCCTCTGAGCTCTGCATGGGGGCACACCCTTTTGACCCTGTGTGGtcgtttgaatatgcttggccctgggaATGACAgtgttaggaggtatggccttgttggagtaggtgtggctttgttggaggaggtgtggccttgttggagtaggtgtggctttgttggaggaggtgtgtcattgcgccagtgggcaatgagaccttcctcctgtgtgggagtcagtcttctagcagcctccaggtgaagatgtagaactctcagctcctcctgcaccatgcctgcctggatgctgccatgttcctgccttgatgataatgaactgaacctctgagcctgcaagccagccccaattaaatgttgtcctaagagttgccttggtcatggtgtctgttcacagcagtaaaaccctaactaagacattccagcacttgggaagtagaggccggaagattaggagttcaaagtcaggcctgggctgcatagtgagtttgaggccagcctggactacaagagaccttgtctcaaaaacaaatcaaaagccCCTGATATAATTGTTATGTTTTAAGATTATAGAAAGGTGTGTGTAGTCTCAGCCCGCAGGGCTGACATCTGACCCCAGACAGCACATGAGGCCAGTGTCACAAGGATCCATGCTGGATCCAGGCAGCTGAGTACACAAAGCTGCACAGACCCACAACCTCTAAGAAGATGGTCTCGGAGGATGCCAAGCCACATCggaggagctgaggcagaagagctAGAGAggttagaagcaggaggagatcACGAGCATACCTCATCCTGCCTCCTCACAGTCCGGTGCGGGGAAGCCTGAGCCACTGCAAAGCCTTAGCCATGGTCACAGAACCATGGGGGTGCTGGGCCCACTCACCTTCAGGATGAGCACGGTGACAAAGGCCACTGAGAAGATGATCATCGTGTTGATGAACTGGCTGCGGGGTATGCCCTCCTGGCTTGGGAGGTAATTCTGAAATAATAAAGGGCCGCATCAATGCCTCAGCCCTGGGCAGGGtcacagattctctctctctctctctctctctgtctctctctgtctctctctcctctgtctctcacatgcatatgcacacacacacacatgcacccatgaacacatatatgcacagacacacacacacacacacacagccccaggGGAAGAAGTGTGTAGCTGGTGCCTCCCAGTCTAGGAAGGCTTGACTGCTAAGAGCCATCTAGTCTCTAACACCTAGCAGGTTACACCCACCGCATATCAGGGTGGCTCCAGCCAGGACCAACTTTCGGGGTACCAGGTGTGAGAGGTATCACCTCTGGGCGAGGAGCATATAGGCCCACATGTTCGGTCGGCCTGTCTGTTTGTCTGCTCAGACTGGTCCCAGattcacagcaatcctcttgcctcaacctcacaagtgctgggagaACAGGCAAGCACCGCCATATCTGGCTCCCCTTTCTTCTGAAATAAAACTCACCAGCCTCTTCCCTGGAGAATGGGCTGGACTCATTCGGGGACTGACATGAGCTTTCAGGAGCAGCCGGCCAGAGGCCAGAATGAAGATTTCATTCTTGgtgcctccttttctccctcccaatccctccactgaaGAAAGCCAGCAGCTGTGCCCTGAGGACACTTGGGCTGCCTTACTTAAGGTCCCCACCTTGAGAAACTGAGTAAGGACCCCTGGGGGAGCAGATCACTCGCCCCGTTCCTAGCTGCCATGCTAAGCCAGCAACTGAACCACCTACCAACCCATCCCAAAGTTCCTGGCTCTCAGAACTGTGAAAAGATCTGGTCATTTTAAGCCATCATGCTTGGCCATAGTGAGTTAGACAGCAGAGGACACCTGATGCCATTTCTATAAAGCAGTTCTCAGGGCAGGATGCTGTGTAGCTCACCACGGCCAGACTCCTTTGGCCCTAGCAGCTTCTCTCTGACAGTTACTCCCAATCCATCATTCACCCGAGTCTTCTTCCCCAGAACCCAGCCTCCAAACATGTCCCACCCGGCATGGGGGACGCCTTGCCCCAGGCCACACAGCCAGCATGTGACTTGGTCCTCCACCAAGACTCACCATGTGGTTCATGGACTTGAAGTTAAGGTAGGTGGGCACTTCCATGTAGGAGCTGCATAGGGTCAGGATACTCAAACAGAAGTCCAGCAGCTGCAGTGTCATCAAGGGGACCTTAGAAGGACCCTAAGGAGGACCAAGAGGAAGCATGAAGATCCACGAGCAGGGTACTGAGTGGCCCTCCCTTGGAAGGCTCTCCACCCAAGCCACCAGCCATCCCTCATTGACTACGCTCAGTGAAAGGAACATGGGATGCTCACACTGGTGTGTCTGCAGAGCATGGGATGCTCACATCCGTGTGTCTACAGAGCTGGAGTCTTCTAACTCCctgccccccttccccctcccccaccttccagCAGTCCTGCCCTTCAAGGACCAGAGTCCGGGGACTGTGAAAGGCAACTATGACAGAGCTGTGTATACTGTGACCAGCTAAGGCCACCACACTTTTCCTCAGTGAATGGTCTTCATTTCTTGGTCTTGACCATCCATTCATCTTGAGCAATTCCAAAGAAGGACTTAAATTAAGGTCAAAGCTTAAAAAGGCACCCCAAACTTCCCCCTGGGTAACCCACTCATGGCCAGTGTAAATAGACATCTTATCAAGCTCTGAAACCTGGAGACATACTGTCATCAGTGACAGGGGCTGCTACCCTATGGCAGTGTTACACACTGGGTTCCAACCCTACACCACCCTCATTTGGTCCTAAGGCTTTCCCATGAGGTACACTGACAGACGCAACATGCAGAGGAGAGAGCCTGAGGGTGCTTGTCAGGGATTATGGGACCCTGTTGAAGGAGGAAAGGGACCTACCCTGGCCAGCCTGCCCAGGTCAAGCCATGCACACGGGTACTCACGGGCCGGGGCCGGGCAAGCTTCAGGTACGCTGGCAATTCGATGTAGGAGCCCAACAGTGTGAGCAGGCACAGCAAGAAGTCCATGATTTGAAGGGACAAGAAGGGTATCAGGTACTTCTCCCGGTTCTAGAAGGCAAGTTCACCCCATTAGGGTACCCCTGACATGCCAGCACTCCACAGGGCTACCCCTGTCCCCATGCATCCTGTTCCCACCCTGGCTATCACTAATGCTACCAGATCAGTGACTAAGGCCTGCCCAGATCCATGCACCTTCCTGCAAGGGACATCCTGGGGAGAGGGGCATCCAGGTGTCTCAGAAGACACCAGGGAACAGGCTCCATATACAGGGGTTCTGTCATGTTTTCTGTCTGTTTGCctgtctttggtttttcaaggcaggatctcatgtgttctaggctggcctcaaactccctgtgtagccAGGTATGACCCTGAACTaagtctcctgcctccacctccataGTGCCTAGGttgcaggtgtgtaccaccccaccccatctgtgcagttctgaggactgaaccttgtgcatgtgaggcaagcactctgccaataGAGCTCAGCAAGAGGGTCACAAGATGAAGGTACCGGGAAATGATGTGAACTAGTAGGGCGTGGTTACAGGTCACTCAGGGTGCACCCGGGACTTATCCAtgatgccttttctcttctctctccttggcTACCATGAAGTGAGCGGCTTTGCCAGACACACAGCGCTTTCTCCCCACTGTGAT
Above is a window of Arvicanthis niloticus isolate mArvNil1 chromosome 5, mArvNil1.pat.X, whole genome shotgun sequence DNA encoding:
- the Laptm5 gene encoding lysosomal-associated transmembrane protein 5, which codes for MASRAAPVRQTCCCFNVRVATIALAVYHIVMSVLLFVEHVVEVARGKVSCRFSKMPYLRMADLLSSFLLIGALFIISISLLFGVVKNREKYLIPFLSLQIMDFLLCLLTLLGSYIELPAYLKLARPRPGPSKVPLMTLQLLDFCLSILTLCSSYMEVPTYLNFKSMNHMNYLPSQEGIPRSQFINTMIIFSVAFVTVLILKVYMFKCVWTCYRFMKHMNSATENSSSKMFLKVALPSYEEALSLPTKTPEGDPAPPPYSEV